From the genome of Malus sylvestris chromosome 6, drMalSylv7.2, whole genome shotgun sequence, one region includes:
- the LOC126625147 gene encoding mediator of RNA polymerase II transcription subunit 10b-like encodes MDASQNTTGIGGSGGNGTLVPQTNDTTGSAVVDDPKQNLNQVINSIQKTLGLIHQLYLTVSSFNAASQLPLLQRLNALVMELDNMAKLSEKCNIQVPMEVFNLIDDGKNPDEFTRDVINSCIAKNQITKGKTDTFKSLRKHLLEELEQAFPDEVESYRDIRAASAAETKRLAQAQSTLPNGDVKVKPEL; translated from the exons ATGGATGCATCACAGAACACAACTGGAATCGGTGGGAGTGGCGGAAACGGAACATTGGTTCCTCAAACCAATGATACAACTGGATCGGCAGTGGTTGATGATCCAAAGCAAAACCTGAATCAGGTCATTAACTCTATTCAGAAAACTTTAGGCCTCATTCACCAGCTCTACCTCACAGTGTCTTCGTTCAATGCCGCGTCTCAGCTTCCCCTCCTCCAACGCCT AAATGCCCTTGTTATGGAGCTTGACAACATGGCTAAGCTGTCAGAAAAATGCAATATCCAGGTTCCTATGGAAGTTTTTAA TTTGATCGATGACGGGAAGAATCCTGATGAATTCACGAGGGATGTCATTAATAGCTGCATTGCTAAGAATCAGATCACTAAAGGAAAAACTGATACCTTCAAG AGTTTACGCAAACATCTTCTGGAGGAACTTGAACAGGCATTTCCAGATGAAGTTGAATCTTACAGAGACATACGTGCTGCATCTGCTGCT GAAACAAAACGGCTTGCACAAGCACAGAGCACACTACCAAATGGAGATGTGAAGGTCAAGCCGGAGCTTTAA